The DNA sequence GTCGGCGGCAACCGCCACCAGGGCGTTGGCCGCGTGGAAGCGCTCGACCAGCTCGCGGTAGTCGAACAGATCGCCGTTGCTGGCCGGGTATTGCAGCAGGGCGCCGAAGAAAGCGCTGACGTCGGTCAGTTTACGCTCGTCGCCGACCACGATCTCAATGCCCAGTGGCTCGGCGCGGGTGCGCAGTACATCCAGGGTTTGCGGGTGGCAATGGCTGGAGGCGAAAAAGGCGTGGCTGCCCTTGTTCTTGCTCAGGCGCTTGCAGAAGGTCATGGCTTCGGCAGCGGCGGTGGCTTCGTCGAGCAAGGAAGCGTTGGCGATCGGCAGGCCGGTCAGGTCGCTGATCAGGGTTTGGAAGTTGAGCAGCGCTTCCAGGCGACCCTGGGAAATTTCTGGCTGGTACGGGGTGTAGGCGGTGTACCAGGCCGGATTTTCCAGCAGGTTGCGCAGGATCGGCGCCGGGGTGTGGGTGTTGTAGTAACCCTGGCCTATGTAGGTCTTGAACAGCTGGTTCTGGCTGGCGATGGCCTTGATGGCCGCCAGGGCATCGGCTTCGCTCTGGCCGGCCGGCATGTCGAGCACGCTGGTGCCCTTGATGCTGTCCGGGATCACGCTGGCGCTCAGTGCTTCGAGGGAATCGAAGCCCAGGGTAGTGAGCATGGCTTGTTCATCGGCCTGACGTGGGCCGATGTGGCGGGCGATGAATTCGTTGTCGGTGCTGAGGTTGATCTGGTTGGTCATGGCAGTTCCTCAGGCGTCGGCGTTGGCTTTGATCAGACGGTCGTAGGCGTCTTGATCGAGCAGTTGGGCTACGGCGGCGGCGTCTGCCGGGATGAAGCGGAAGAACCAGCCTTCGCCCAGCGGGTCTTCGTTGACCAGTTCAGGGCTGCTATCGAGAGCGGGGTTGATTTCAACCACTTCCCCGTCCAAAGGCATGTAGACGCCGCTGGCAGCTTTGACAGATTCAACGGTCGCTGCTTCAGCGCCCTTGTCATAGTTTTGAAGCTCCGGGAGCTGCACGAAAACCACATCGCCCAACGCGTTTTGCGCAAAAGCGGTGATGCCGACCGTCACGCTGCCATCCGCTTCGGCACGCAGCCATTCGTGGTCTTCAGTAAAACGCAACTCGCTCATGGAAATTCCTCGGGGGGACAGGGTTGTCCGGTGGACGCGATTGAATGCTCATGCTGGGCAGAGCTTGAATGAGGAAGGCAATAGCAAAAACACGGCCACATTTAATTTTTATTATAAAAATCAATAAGTTAGCTATTTTTAAAA is a window from the Pseudomonas sp. LS1212 genome containing:
- the gcvH gene encoding glycine cleavage system protein GcvH, giving the protein MSELRFTEDHEWLRAEADGSVTVGITAFAQNALGDVVFVQLPELQNYDKGAEAATVESVKAASGVYMPLDGEVVEINPALDSSPELVNEDPLGEGWFFRFIPADAAAVAQLLDQDAYDRLIKANADA